The Deltaproteobacteria bacterium genome segment CAGACTTTTAGACAAAGAATATCGACACAGGCATGCCCCGAGTGCAGCCTCGAAGGGCATGACAGTGACGCAATTCACTGCAAGTTTTGCGGGGCCGGGCTTTGAGAAAGATAAGAAGTGGAAAGACACTTCCAAAGGCGGTAATATGAAATATCTCTGCAAGTTGTCTTCTGATAAAAACTAACTAAACTCTTTATCAATGCTTCAAATAATCAATCACAAGCTGCCTCATTTCGTATTTTTCCATTCCCTCCATAAGAGCAATAACGGGATTGTTTGAAGCTGAAAAAAAGCCCCCCCCTTCCTTGTCCCTAAGCAGGAAACCACTAATAGCAACCTTATAGTTTGCCTCCTTATTGAGAGGTTTACCGTCAATAAGCCATGAACCGTCTGCCGGCCAGCCTTTCAGCATGGGCTTTAATAACCCTCTCCAAACCTGAAGACAAGCCCCACATTAGCAAATTTATATGAGTTCT includes the following:
- a CDS encoding 5'-nucleotidase C-terminal domain-containing protein; this translates as MLKGWPADGSWLIDGKPLNKEANYKVAISGFLLRDKEGGGFFSASNNPVIALMEGMEKYEMRQLVIDYLKH